The proteins below come from a single uncultured Sunxiuqinia sp. genomic window:
- a CDS encoding transketolase C-terminal domain-containing protein: MLLEKAEMLTSSNTKTDELLNDYYIAYLSRQLSVLGKREVHNGRAHFGIFGDGKELAQIAYAKTFKKGDWRSGYYRDQTFMLALGLLQPEEFFAMIYGDTDDKMNPSTGGRNFNNHFCTANINEQGEIKNLTESYNSSSDISSTGGQMPRLLGLAQASKLVRDNASLAKALNNNVTGNEVAFGSIGDASTSEGMFFETINAAGVMQVPLAVSVYDDGFGISVPIELQTTKSSISEALKGFQKKRGTNGISIYTCRGWNYTELVETFAKGIDNCRKTHTPTLFHIQEVTQLLGHSTSGSHERYKSKERLEWEKEYDCLYQFKLWLVENGIKMNAISAIENKAVKCAKEAKNKAWKNYSNGFLKEANSLKDIIKNLDKQSSGEIDHLAELEKIDQRTFPTRRKYLSFAQRIYYDIFNNTQVKDACNELYRWIEEFKNQSSDFYNRQLYREGVDSVLNVEAVAPQYGKEIAKVNGSGILSNNFNSLFDKYPNLVTFGQDTGKLGGVNQGMKGMQEKYGTDRVSDAGIRETTIIGQGIGLALRGFRPIAEIQYLDYLIYAHSTLSDDLASMQYRTKGKQSAPLIIRTRGHQLQGMWHAGSPMQMILGSLRGLYLCVPRNMTQAAGFYNTLLSANDPALVIEPLKGYNIKEPLPENLGEFKIPLGVPEVMVEGSDVTLVTYAWNVNHAIKAAELLDTKGISVEVIDVQTLLPFDVHHRILDSIKKTGKVIFVDEDVPGGGTAYMMQKVIEEQQAFNYLDTAPRTLTAKEHRPAYGIDGEFFSKPNVEQIFENIYEMMREVDIKKYPQF; the protein is encoded by the coding sequence ATGCTTTTAGAAAAAGCTGAAATGCTTACATCAAGCAATACAAAAACGGATGAGTTACTCAACGATTATTATATTGCTTATTTAAGCCGTCAATTGAGCGTCTTGGGTAAGCGGGAAGTACACAATGGCAGAGCTCATTTTGGTATTTTTGGTGACGGAAAAGAGCTAGCACAAATAGCTTATGCTAAAACCTTTAAAAAAGGAGACTGGAGATCCGGATATTACCGCGATCAAACTTTCATGCTAGCTCTCGGACTACTACAACCGGAAGAATTCTTTGCCATGATTTATGGTGATACCGATGATAAAATGAACCCATCAACTGGTGGACGAAACTTCAACAACCACTTCTGTACCGCAAACATTAATGAGCAAGGAGAAATTAAGAACTTGACTGAAAGTTATAACTCCAGCTCAGATATCAGCTCTACGGGAGGCCAGATGCCCCGGCTACTCGGTTTAGCCCAAGCTTCAAAATTGGTGCGGGATAATGCATCGCTGGCAAAAGCACTGAATAACAATGTAACCGGTAATGAAGTTGCTTTCGGAAGTATTGGTGATGCCAGCACATCGGAAGGAATGTTTTTCGAAACAATCAATGCTGCCGGAGTTATGCAGGTTCCTTTAGCGGTATCAGTTTATGATGATGGATTTGGAATCAGCGTTCCGATCGAACTGCAAACAACGAAGTCAAGTATTTCTGAAGCGCTAAAAGGTTTTCAAAAGAAACGTGGAACGAATGGTATTTCGATTTATACCTGCCGAGGTTGGAACTATACCGAGCTGGTAGAAACTTTTGCTAAAGGTATCGACAACTGTAGAAAAACGCATACTCCAACCTTGTTTCATATTCAGGAAGTCACTCAATTGCTAGGGCACTCTACTTCCGGCTCACACGAACGGTACAAAAGTAAGGAGCGTTTGGAATGGGAAAAAGAATACGACTGTCTTTATCAATTTAAACTATGGCTGGTTGAAAATGGCATCAAGATGAATGCAATTTCAGCCATTGAAAATAAAGCCGTAAAATGTGCCAAAGAAGCTAAAAACAAAGCGTGGAAGAACTACAGTAATGGATTTTTAAAGGAAGCCAACAGTCTTAAAGACATCATTAAAAACTTAGATAAACAGTCTTCAGGAGAAATAGATCATCTGGCCGAATTGGAGAAAATAGATCAAAGGACTTTTCCTACGCGCCGAAAATATTTGAGCTTTGCCCAACGTATTTATTACGATATTTTTAACAACACACAAGTTAAAGATGCTTGCAATGAATTGTACCGCTGGATTGAAGAATTCAAAAATCAAAGTTCCGATTTTTACAATCGTCAACTATACCGGGAAGGAGTCGACTCCGTATTGAATGTAGAAGCCGTAGCTCCTCAATATGGGAAAGAGATAGCCAAAGTGAACGGCTCAGGAATATTGAGTAATAACTTTAATTCGCTCTTTGACAAATACCCAAATCTGGTGACATTTGGGCAAGATACCGGAAAACTTGGTGGCGTAAACCAAGGTATGAAAGGAATGCAGGAGAAGTATGGAACCGATCGGGTTTCTGATGCCGGCATACGCGAAACAACGATTATTGGTCAGGGAATAGGATTGGCATTAAGAGGATTTCGTCCAATTGCAGAAATTCAATATCTCGATTATTTGATTTATGCTCATTCAACCTTGAGCGACGATTTAGCCAGTATGCAATATCGTACAAAAGGCAAACAATCTGCGCCTCTTATTATTCGTACCCGTGGACATCAGCTACAAGGCATGTGGCATGCCGGTTCTCCCATGCAAATGATACTTGGATCGTTGCGCGGATTATATTTGTGCGTACCGCGTAATATGACGCAAGCTGCAGGTTTTTACAATACGCTTTTATCGGCTAACGATCCGGCGTTGGTTATTGAACCATTAAAAGGCTACAATATCAAAGAGCCACTTCCTGAGAATTTGGGAGAATTTAAAATCCCGCTTGGTGTTCCTGAGGTGATGGTTGAAGGTTCTGATGTTACTCTTGTTACTTATGCCTGGAATGTTAATCACGCTATTAAGGCAGCTGAACTGCTTGACACGAAGGGAATTTCAGTAGAGGTTATTGATGTTCAAACTCTCCTACCCTTCGATGTTCATCACCGAATTCTAGACTCGATCAAAAAAACGGGGAAAGTCATTTTTGTGGATGAAGATGTGCCGGGAGGCGGAACAGCCTACATGATGCAAAAAGTAATTGAAGAACAACAAGCATTCAATTATCTGGACACGGCTCCTCGCACGCTCACAGCGAAAGAGCATCGTCCGGCATATGGAATTGATGGCGAATTTTTCAGCAAACCAAACGTGGAGCAAATCTTTGAAAATATTTACGAAATGATGCGGGAAGTAGATATCAAAAAGTATCCTCAATTTTAA
- a CDS encoding acyl-CoA carboxylase subunit beta: MDLKSKFEKFEQTNIEAESGGGIERVEKQHAAGKKTARERIDELLDPDTFNEIDKFVLHRATDFGIDKKKFRGDGVVSGYGKIHDRLVYVFAQDFTVFGGTMSRSNADKIVKIQKMAVENGAPLIGLNDSGGARIQEGVQSLAGYADIFYNNVLSSGVIPQISTILGPCAGGAVYSPALTDFIFMVNETSHMFVTGPDVIRTVTHEEVSKEDLGGAVTHSSRSGVAHFTGDSEEQTIMMVRELISFLPSNNMEEPPLQTTTDPIDRKVDALHDVVPVDPNKPYDMKDIIYKIVDEEHFLEVQPHYASNIVVGFARFGGKSVGIIANQPSHLAGVLDINSSSKAARFVRFCDAFNIPLVTLVDVPGFLPGTQQEFGGIIKHGAKLLYAFAEATVPKITLITRKAYGGAYDVMSSKHIGGDINYAYPTAEIAVMGPEGAINILNRNITNPKEKAQAVEEYREAFANPYRAASLGYIDEIIYPEDTRIKIINALEMTNNKRKSNLPRKHGNIPL, translated from the coding sequence ATGGACTTAAAAAGCAAATTTGAGAAGTTTGAACAGACAAATATAGAAGCCGAATCTGGTGGTGGAATTGAGCGCGTTGAAAAACAACACGCAGCAGGAAAAAAAACTGCGCGTGAGCGGATTGATGAACTTTTGGATCCAGACACATTCAATGAAATAGACAAATTTGTCCTTCACCGCGCTACCGATTTTGGTATCGATAAAAAGAAATTTCGCGGAGACGGTGTCGTTTCCGGTTACGGAAAAATACATGACCGCCTGGTTTATGTATTCGCTCAGGATTTCACCGTTTTTGGAGGTACAATGAGTCGCTCCAATGCCGATAAAATCGTTAAAATACAAAAGATGGCCGTTGAAAATGGAGCCCCTCTGATTGGTTTAAACGACTCAGGTGGTGCACGTATTCAGGAAGGCGTACAAAGTTTAGCGGGATATGCTGATATCTTTTATAATAACGTTTTATCATCGGGAGTTATCCCCCAAATTAGTACCATACTTGGCCCATGCGCAGGAGGTGCGGTTTATTCTCCTGCCCTGACCGATTTCATTTTCATGGTGAACGAAACCAGTCACATGTTTGTAACCGGCCCAGATGTAATCAGAACGGTAACACATGAAGAAGTCTCAAAAGAAGACCTGGGCGGTGCTGTAACACATAGTTCGAGAAGCGGTGTTGCTCATTTTACAGGCGATAGTGAAGAACAAACCATTATGATGGTTCGCGAGTTGATCAGCTTCCTTCCATCAAACAACATGGAAGAACCTCCTTTACAAACCACAACCGATCCTATTGATCGAAAAGTTGATGCTTTGCATGATGTCGTTCCGGTAGATCCAAATAAGCCATACGACATGAAAGACATCATTTATAAAATTGTTGATGAGGAACATTTTCTTGAGGTTCAACCTCACTATGCATCAAACATTGTTGTTGGCTTTGCTCGTTTTGGCGGTAAATCTGTTGGAATTATTGCCAACCAACCATCTCATCTAGCAGGTGTTTTGGACATCAATTCGTCGTCAAAAGCTGCACGGTTTGTGCGTTTTTGCGATGCATTCAACATCCCGCTGGTTACGCTTGTTGATGTTCCAGGGTTCTTACCAGGAACGCAACAGGAATTCGGTGGTATCATTAAGCATGGGGCTAAATTACTCTATGCATTTGCCGAAGCCACCGTTCCTAAAATCACCCTAATTACTCGTAAAGCTTATGGAGGCGCTTACGATGTGATGTCGAGCAAACATATAGGCGGTGATATCAATTATGCTTACCCAACCGCAGAAATTGCAGTGATGGGGCCAGAGGGGGCAATAAATATTTTAAACCGAAACATCACAAATCCCAAAGAAAAGGCCCAAGCAGTTGAAGAGTACCGCGAAGCTTTTGCAAACCCTTATCGGGCAGCTTCGCTTGGCTACATTGATGAAATTATTTATCCGGAAGACACGCGAATTAAGATTATCAACGCATTAGAAATGACAAACAACAAACGAAAATCGAACCTGCCAAGAAAGCATGGAAACATTCCACTATAA
- a CDS encoding acetyl-CoA carboxylase biotin carboxyl carrier protein subunit — MPIEIKLGDRIASVKILNQNENLIEVMVDDKTYNIDLMHNDEGTFSIIENNRSHNISLVPSQKPKTYTAFTLHNTYDLEVIDAEARYIRNRGAGAIAQSEKQITAPMPGKIVKVLVKEGEEVKQGQTAVIISAMKMESEYKVAIDGVVKAVNVSDGDTVESNQVLIEID; from the coding sequence ATGCCTATTGAAATTAAATTAGGTGACCGTATTGCTTCAGTTAAAATTTTAAATCAAAATGAAAACCTCATCGAGGTAATGGTCGATGACAAAACATATAATATTGACCTGATGCATAACGATGAAGGAACTTTTTCAATAATTGAGAATAATCGGTCTCATAATATTTCGCTGGTCCCATCACAAAAACCCAAGACCTACACTGCATTTACCCTGCACAACACTTATGACTTGGAAGTGATTGATGCAGAAGCACGCTATATCCGTAATCGCGGAGCCGGAGCAATAGCCCAAAGTGAAAAGCAAATAACAGCACCGATGCCCGGTAAAATCGTAAAAGTTTTGGTAAAAGAAGGCGAAGAAGTAAAACAAGGACAAACAGCGGTGATCATTTCAGCCATGAAAATGGAAAGTGAATATAAAGTCGCTATTGATGGTGTTGTAAAAGCTGTAAATGTTTCAGATGGAGACACGGTGGAATCAAACCAAGTATTGATTGAAATTGACTAA
- the accC gene encoding acetyl-CoA carboxylase biotin carboxylase subunit has product MNKINKILVANRGEIAIRIMRTCREMGIATVAVFSEADRTSMHVRYADEAYYVGPAPSKDSYLKADKIIEVALKSKADAIHPGYGFLSENAAFARLCRENGIIFIGPTAEVIDKMGDKIQARKAMIAAGVPVVPGTTEAIKSEDEAIETIQSIGLPVMIKASAGGGGKGMRLVEKTANIISAVRAARSEALASFGDDAVYIEKYVSSPHHIEFQVLGDEHGNVVHLFERECSIQRRHQKMVEETPSVLMTEDLRYQMGKHAVDAAKAVNYVGAGTIEFLVDNDLNYYFLEMNTRLQVEHPITERVTGIDLVKKQIEVAGGMHLNLIQSELEQKGHAIECRIYAEDSDNNFMPSPGKIHNITEPLGLGVRTDGYVYEGYEIPIHYDPMISKLIVWAQTREEAIQRMRRALYEYKITGIRSSLKFLNRIMETPDFVSGNYDTNFIEKNRTTLMAESVEELEQQDMVIISAYFDFVNRKNKIIPTKELNPANNRWKKYTYQKNFDRL; this is encoded by the coding sequence ATGAATAAAATCAACAAAATCCTGGTGGCAAACCGGGGTGAAATTGCTATCCGAATCATGCGCACCTGCCGTGAAATGGGCATAGCAACTGTTGCTGTTTTTTCCGAAGCCGACCGCACATCTATGCATGTTCGCTATGCTGATGAAGCATACTACGTTGGCCCGGCTCCTTCAAAAGACAGTTATTTAAAAGCTGATAAAATTATAGAAGTTGCTTTAAAATCAAAAGCTGACGCGATCCACCCGGGCTACGGCTTTTTATCTGAAAATGCTGCCTTTGCAAGGCTTTGCAGAGAAAATGGTATTATTTTTATCGGTCCTACTGCCGAAGTGATCGATAAAATGGGTGATAAAATTCAGGCTCGAAAAGCAATGATTGCAGCTGGTGTTCCTGTTGTTCCCGGAACTACGGAAGCCATCAAGTCAGAGGACGAAGCTATTGAGACCATTCAATCCATTGGGTTGCCGGTTATGATTAAAGCTTCTGCCGGAGGTGGTGGAAAAGGAATGCGACTAGTTGAAAAAACTGCAAACATTATTTCTGCCGTTCGTGCTGCTCGATCTGAAGCTCTGGCTTCTTTCGGCGACGATGCAGTATATATTGAGAAATATGTAAGCTCACCACACCACATAGAGTTTCAGGTGCTTGGAGACGAACATGGTAATGTCGTTCACCTTTTTGAGCGGGAATGCTCAATCCAAAGGCGACACCAAAAGATGGTAGAAGAAACACCTTCCGTATTAATGACCGAGGACCTGCGCTACCAGATGGGCAAGCATGCCGTTGATGCCGCAAAAGCAGTAAATTATGTTGGGGCCGGAACCATTGAGTTTTTGGTAGACAACGATTTAAACTACTACTTTCTGGAAATGAATACGCGCTTGCAGGTTGAACATCCAATTACCGAACGGGTAACTGGAATCGATCTGGTTAAAAAGCAAATTGAAGTTGCAGGAGGAATGCACCTCAATCTAATTCAAAGTGAATTGGAACAAAAAGGTCACGCCATAGAATGTCGGATATATGCTGAAGATTCAGACAATAACTTTATGCCAAGTCCGGGTAAAATCCATAACATTACCGAACCGCTTGGGCTAGGAGTACGAACTGATGGCTATGTTTACGAAGGCTATGAGATTCCAATTCATTACGATCCGATGATCTCTAAACTGATTGTTTGGGCGCAAACTCGCGAAGAGGCAATTCAGCGCATGCGTAGAGCCCTTTACGAATATAAAATAACAGGAATTCGCAGTTCGCTAAAGTTTCTAAACCGGATTATGGAAACCCCTGATTTTGTGTCAGGAAACTATGATACCAATTTCATTGAGAAGAATAGAACAACCTTGATGGCTGAAAGTGTCGAAGAATTGGAACAACAAGATATGGTTATTATTTCAGCCTATTTTGATTTTGTGAATCGCAAGAATAAAATTATTCCAACAAAAGAACTCAATCCGGCTAACAACCGCTGGAAAAAATATACTTACCAGAAAAACTTTGATCGTTTATAA
- a CDS encoding DUF5916 domain-containing protein has translation MSSNYAQGVTDYSLSTDTMVNRTASDIKVYRADFISEKIKIDGELDDAAWSHAKWEGEFLQQQPLQANAPLQRTEFCILYDKDNLYIALKCYDYEPEKIRYILSRRDEMSGDIAGVAIDSYADKRTAFEFNVSAAGQKVDLMHLGAYQWDYNWDAIWDGKSDVKDSMLTIEMRIPFSQLRFSDVQEQVWGMHIWRWIDRNSEEDQWKLIPVDAPAMVYLFGELRGIKGINAKRKMEFLPYSSYKYSPNSDLENSTRFDIGLDGKTGLSSDFTLDYTVNPDFGQVEADPSELSLSSYEVFYDEKRPFFLEGNNVLDFSMGRDLLFYSRRIGRAPSHRPGLRENESLSMPDNTSIISALKVTGKNKKGFYRWELSRVLQQKKRPLFIQLTTRSKLP, from the coding sequence GTGAGTTCAAATTACGCTCAGGGAGTAACTGACTATTCACTATCTACTGACACAATGGTTAACCGAACAGCTAGTGATATAAAAGTATATCGCGCTGATTTCATTTCAGAAAAAATAAAAATTGACGGAGAGCTTGATGATGCTGCATGGAGCCATGCGAAATGGGAGGGTGAGTTTCTACAGCAACAGCCTTTACAGGCAAATGCGCCTTTGCAACGAACCGAATTCTGTATTTTATATGATAAGGATAATCTATACATTGCGTTAAAATGCTACGATTATGAGCCTGAAAAAATCAGATACATATTAAGTCGACGAGATGAAATGAGCGGCGATATTGCAGGCGTGGCTATTGACTCGTATGCAGACAAACGAACAGCTTTTGAATTTAATGTATCGGCTGCCGGTCAGAAGGTTGACCTCATGCATCTCGGAGCATACCAATGGGATTATAATTGGGATGCCATTTGGGATGGCAAATCAGATGTAAAAGATTCGATGTTGACTATTGAGATGCGTATTCCTTTTAGTCAGCTAAGGTTTTCTGATGTGCAAGAGCAGGTGTGGGGAATGCATATCTGGCGTTGGATTGACCGAAATTCGGAAGAAGATCAGTGGAAGTTAATTCCGGTTGATGCTCCAGCCATGGTTTATTTATTTGGCGAACTGCGCGGAATAAAAGGTATTAATGCAAAACGAAAAATGGAGTTTCTACCATACTCCAGCTATAAGTATTCGCCAAATAGCGATCTGGAAAATAGTACAAGATTCGACATCGGACTAGATGGAAAGACTGGTCTGAGTTCCGATTTTACACTGGACTATACTGTAAATCCTGATTTTGGACAAGTAGAAGCCGATCCTTCGGAGTTGAGTTTGTCGTCGTATGAAGTTTTTTACGATGAAAAACGGCCGTTTTTTCTGGAAGGAAATAATGTACTTGACTTTAGCATGGGGCGCGATTTGCTTTTTTATTCCCGGAGGATAGGACGTGCTCCTTCTCATCGGCCGGGTCTTCGGGAGAATGAAAGTCTTTCTATGCCTGATAATACATCGATTATTAGTGCTTTAAAGGTGACCGGAAAGAATAAGAAGGGCTTTTATCGTTGGGAATTGTCCAGAGTTTTACAGCAAAAGAAAAGGCCACTGTTTATTCAGCTGACAACGAGAAGCAAGTTACCGTAG
- a CDS encoding DUF5916 domain-containing protein, translated as MEKHKYFIDLKSFYSRIGGTEEAIADLQLASQHYFQRPGADHLTYNPSKTSLIGHGGQLAGGKQSGKFRANGTFSWRSPGVDLNNLGYMYQADYLEGVAEFKYQVNKPIGIFRDYYLKYTQKHEWSYGGETTKEEFQLHSYTRFTNLWRIHAFLEHDYNVFDTRELRGGPKLFKDDTWETRLFFQSDNAKNLLFAGGPHYIWSVDGISKRDRYNITARWQIGDRISMYGQMDYEDLTDYHQYIRRLSLSDNSTGYLVGKMDRKTISTTLRLEYLLHQRYRSNTM; from the coding sequence TTGGAAAAGCACAAGTATTTTATTGATTTAAAGAGTTTCTATAGCCGAATTGGAGGAACGGAAGAAGCGATTGCTGATTTGCAGTTGGCGTCGCAACATTATTTTCAACGACCGGGTGCTGATCACTTAACTTATAATCCTTCAAAAACAAGTTTAATCGGTCATGGAGGACAACTTGCAGGAGGAAAACAAAGCGGTAAATTTCGGGCGAATGGAACATTCAGCTGGCGCTCTCCTGGCGTGGATTTAAACAACTTGGGCTACATGTACCAGGCCGATTACCTTGAAGGGGTTGCCGAATTTAAGTATCAGGTGAATAAGCCGATTGGAATTTTTCGTGACTATTATTTAAAATATACTCAAAAACACGAATGGAGCTATGGAGGTGAAACAACCAAGGAAGAATTTCAACTCCATTCGTATACCCGGTTTACAAATTTGTGGCGTATACATGCATTTCTTGAACACGATTATAATGTTTTTGATACCCGTGAGTTGAGAGGAGGCCCTAAATTGTTTAAAGATGACACCTGGGAAACCCGTTTGTTTTTTCAATCCGACAATGCAAAGAATCTACTCTTTGCCGGAGGGCCACACTACATTTGGTCTGTTGATGGAATTTCAAAAAGAGATCGTTACAATATAACCGCTCGCTGGCAAATTGGTGATCGGATTTCTATGTATGGACAAATGGACTATGAAGATCTGACGGATTATCACCAATATATTCGAAGGCTTTCGCTTTCCGATAATTCAACGGGGTACCTGGTTGGAAAAATGGATCGTAAGACGATTTCCACAACTCTGCGGTTGGAATATTTGTTACACCAGAGATATCGTTCCAATACTATGTGA
- a CDS encoding DUF5916 domain-containing protein, with translation MNKGDSKSLPERYFSAQSVLLEDNSYEIMDEGGEEYAFVNPNFDYKELRSNLVVRWELRPGSTLYFVWNTSSMFYERSNNYSVSKSYGDLFGVKSNNVFMIKFNYWFSL, from the coding sequence GTGAACAAAGGCGATAGTAAAAGTTTGCCTGAACGGTATTTTTCAGCACAGTCGGTTCTGCTCGAAGACAACAGTTATGAAATCATGGATGAAGGGGGAGAAGAATACGCTTTTGTGAACCCCAATTTCGACTACAAAGAGTTACGATCGAATTTGGTTGTCCGCTGGGAGTTGCGACCGGGATCTACACTTTATTTTGTTTGGAATACTTCCAGTATGTTTTATGAGCGAAGTAATAACTACTCGGTTAGCAAAAGCTATGGCGATCTGTTTGGTGTGAAATCCAACAATGTTTTCATGATAAAATTTAATTACTGGTTTTCGCTTTAA
- a CDS encoding MATE family efflux transporter, with amino-acid sequence MKFSNYIPLYKRNLHLAFPVILSQIGQVTVSLADNMMVGHVGTVELAAAAFSISIFHIGMLMGIGVTMGITPLVGNVYSQRKEQEVGEYLKNGLVVHMGATVLIGLVMGLLSFYLDRMGQPEQVVAKAIPYYLLLVASLLPMLLFMSFKQFLEGVGNTKIAMYITLTANVLNIALNYILIYGKFGAPALGLNGAGIATLASRILMPILLIPFVLKNNQFKREFRIAYHARIKLKKLKELLAVGLPIGLQIILEISTFSFGAIMMGWISKEALAAHQVAIGLASFTYMISLGVGAGTTILVSHARGANDRLQLRRSIYSSFHLVVLFMGIMAILFVLFRHQFPLLFTNDPAVVTMAANLIIVAALFQIFDGIQVVLLASLRGVSDVKYPMFMAFISYMILGLPISYLLGVMLEYGAVGVWGGFLSGLGFAALLFSLRLKRHIRFD; translated from the coding sequence GTGAAATTTTCAAATTATATTCCACTTTATAAAAGAAATTTACACTTGGCTTTTCCGGTAATTTTGTCGCAGATAGGACAAGTAACGGTTAGCCTCGCTGATAACATGATGGTTGGACATGTTGGAACAGTCGAATTGGCTGCTGCAGCTTTCTCCATTAGTATCTTTCATATTGGCATGCTAATGGGCATTGGCGTCACGATGGGAATAACTCCGCTTGTCGGAAATGTATATAGCCAGAGAAAGGAGCAGGAGGTAGGCGAGTACTTGAAGAATGGCTTGGTGGTGCATATGGGTGCAACTGTGCTAATTGGATTGGTAATGGGATTGTTAAGCTTTTATCTTGACCGGATGGGGCAGCCGGAGCAAGTTGTTGCCAAGGCTATTCCTTATTACTTATTGTTGGTTGCATCTTTGCTGCCGATGTTGTTGTTTATGTCATTCAAGCAATTTCTGGAAGGAGTGGGGAATACCAAAATAGCCATGTACATTACTCTGACGGCTAATGTGCTAAATATTGCGCTGAACTATATTTTGATTTATGGAAAGTTTGGAGCTCCGGCTTTAGGCTTAAATGGAGCTGGAATTGCTACTTTAGCCTCAAGAATTTTGATGCCCATCTTGTTGATTCCGTTTGTGCTGAAAAATAACCAGTTTAAGCGGGAGTTTCGGATCGCGTATCATGCCCGGATTAAACTAAAAAAGCTAAAGGAATTGTTAGCGGTGGGTTTGCCAATCGGCTTGCAGATTATTTTAGAAATAAGCACATTTAGCTTTGGTGCAATTATGATGGGGTGGATTAGTAAAGAAGCGTTGGCAGCTCATCAGGTTGCTATTGGTTTAGCCTCATTTACGTATATGATTAGTTTAGGCGTTGGAGCAGGAACAACTATCTTAGTGAGTCATGCGAGGGGAGCAAATGATAGGTTACAGTTGCGCAGGAGTATTTACTCTTCATTTCACCTTGTCGTTCTTTTTATGGGAATTATGGCTATTTTATTTGTGCTTTTCCGGCATCAGTTCCCGCTATTGTTTACGAATGATCCTGCTGTTGTTACTATGGCTGCCAATCTGATTATTGTTGCTGCTCTTTTTCAGATTTTTGATGGAATTCAGGTTGTTTTGTTGGCTTCGTTACGTGGAGTGTCAGATGTAAAATACCCCATGTTTATGGCATTTATCAGCTACATGATTTTAGGCTTGCCAATAAGCTACCTTTTGGGTGTTATGCTCGAATATGGAGCTGTCGGTGTTTGGGGCGGTTTTTTAAGCGGGCTTGGCTTCGCCGCTTTGTTATTTTCCTTGCGGTTAAAAAGACATATTCGGTTTGATTAG
- the rsxA gene encoding electron transport complex subunit RsxA — MEYIFIIIAAIFVNNIVLNQFLGICPFLGVSKKLSTAVGMTGAVTFVMVIATIVTYLIQNYILNPLNLVFLQTIFFILVIASLVQLVEIILKKVSPSLYQALGVFLPLITTNCAILGVAILTYQKEFNLMEGVVFAIANAIGFGLALVLFAGLREHLDMMNIPKGLKGTPIALIVAGILAMAFMGFSGLV; from the coding sequence ATGGAATATATTTTTATTATCATAGCCGCCATCTTTGTAAACAACATTGTATTGAATCAGTTTTTAGGAATTTGTCCTTTTCTAGGAGTCTCCAAAAAGCTGTCTACGGCGGTAGGAATGACAGGTGCAGTAACTTTCGTGATGGTTATTGCGACAATCGTTACATACCTCATTCAAAATTATATATTGAATCCACTGAATTTAGTATTTCTGCAAACCATTTTTTTCATTCTTGTTATTGCATCTTTAGTACAGTTGGTTGAAATTATCTTAAAGAAAGTAAGCCCTTCGCTTTATCAGGCACTAGGTGTGTTCTTGCCATTAATCACAACAAACTGTGCGATTCTTGGTGTTGCAATTTTGACTTACCAAAAAGAATTCAACCTGATGGAAGGCGTTGTTTTTGCTATTGCAAATGCAATCGGATTCGGGTTGGCATTAGTACTATTTGCAGGACTTAGAGAACATTTAGATATGATGAATATTCCAAAGGGCTTAAAAGGAACGCCAATTGCATTAATTGTAGCCGGAATTCTGGCAATGGCTTTTATGGGATTCAGTGGTTTAGTTTAA